Within Thermus sp. CCB_US3_UF1, the genomic segment TCTCCCCCGAGCACCTGGCCTTTTTGGGCTCCTGGCCCTGGCAAAAGGAGGTGGAGGGGGCGCTTTTGGTCCACGGTAGCCCCTGCGACCCCTTGGAGTACCTGGACGACCTGGAGCCGGCCCGCCAGGCCTTTGCCTGCACCGAGGCCCGCCTGGCCTTTCACGGCCACACCCACCTGGCGGGGGCCTTCTTGCAGCTTTCCGGGCCCCGGCCCTGGGTCCGCTACCAGGCCTTCCGCCAGGGCGGGGAGCTCCTTCTGCCCCCCAAGGTGCGGGCCCTGATCAATCCGGGCTCGGTGGGCCAGCCCCGGGACGGGGTTCCCGGGGCGGCCTTCGCCCTTTGGGAAGGGGAGCGGGTGGAGTTCTTCCGGGTGGCCTACCCCTTGGAGGAAGTGGAGGCCCGCCTGCGGGAGGAGGGCTTTCCCCCATGGCTTTGGGAGCGGCTCAGGGTTGGGGAATAGTGGGACACGAGGCCATCCTGGAGCTCCTGCCCCGGATAAGGGCCTCCACCCTCCTCTTTTCCGGCCCGGAAGGGGTGGGGCGGCGGCTGGTGGCCCGCTGGTACGCCCTGGGCCTGAACCGCGGCTTCCCCCCACCCCCTTTGCCCGAGCACCCCGACCTTTGGGAAGTTGCCCCCAAGGAAGGAGGCCTGCGGGGCCGGGCGGAGGTGCGTCTGGAGGAGGTGGAGCCCCTCATGGACTGGTTTGCCAGCCACCCCCGGGAGCGGGTGAAGGTGGCCATCCTGGACGCCGCCCACCTCCTCACCGAGCCTGCAGCCAACGCCCTTTTGAAGCTCCTAGAGGAGCCTCCCTCCTACGGGCGCATCGTCCTCATCGCCCCCAGCCGGGACACCCTCCTGCCCACCCTGGCCAGCCGGGCCCTGGAGGTCCCCTTTGGCCCCGTGCCCGAGGCGGCCCTGCGCTCCCTAACCCAGGACCCCGGGCTTCTCGCCTACGCCGCCGGGGCCCCGGGCCGGCTCAAGCGGGCCCTGGCGGAGCCGGAGCGCTTCCGCGAGCGCCTGGACAAGGCGGCGGCCCTGGGGAAGGCCGCGCCCTTGGCCCGCCTTTCCCTCCTCAAGGAGCTTCTGGCCGAGGAGGAGGGGTTTTTTGCCCTCTACGCCGCCTGGCGCCACCGCCCGGAGGCCCTCCTGGCCCTCGAGGCCGCCCGGGAGGCCCTGGAGGCCTACGTGAACCCCGAGCTGGTCCTGGCCCGCCTGGCCTTAGACTTAGAAACATGACCGTGGGCGTCCGCTTCCGCACCCCCGTCCTGCGCTACTTCCGCTTCCAGGGGGAACCCCCGCCCCTGGAGGCCTTTGTGGTGGTGCGCACCAGCCGGGGCCTGGAGGTGGGCAAGGTGCGCACCCCGCCCCGGGCGGAGAAGGAGGTGGGGGAGGTGGTCCGTCTGGCCACCAAGGAGGACCTGGACAAGGCGGCCCGCCTCCGCGTCCGGGCGGAGGAGGCGTTGTTCTACCTGCGGGCGCGGCTACGGGAGGAGGGGGTGGAGGCCAAGATCCTGGGGTGCGACTTCACCCTGGATGGCCGCCACCTCTCCGTGCACTACAGGGCGGAGGAGCGGGTCAACCTGAGGCGCTTCACCCGCGAGCTCTCCCAGCGGTTTGATGCCCGGGTGGAGTTCCTGGCGGAGGGCCCCCGGGAGGAGGCCCAGTACCTGGGCACCCTAGGGGCCTGCGGCATGGAAAGCTGCTGCTCCACCTGGCTGCAGGGCTTCGCCCAGGTGTCCATCAAGCTGGCCCGGGACCAGCAGCTGCCCCTGAACCCGGAGAAGATCTCTGGTCCCTGTGGCCGCCTCCTCTGCTGCCTGGCCTACGAGCACCCCGTCTACCAGGAGCTTTTGGCCGAGCTTCCCCGCAAGAACGCCCGGGTCTGCACCAAGGAGGGGGTGTGCGGCAAGGTGCAGAAGCTAAACCCCCTCAAGGGCACGGTGGAGCTCTTGTTGGAGGAGGGGAAGGTCCTGGAGGTGTCCAAGGAGGAGCTGGCATGAGGCGGTACGCGCCCCAGGGTCCCCTGCCCGCCTTTTACCACTTCTACCCCGGGGTGCCCGCCGTGGTGGGGGTGCGCCTGGGGGAGCGGGTGAACTTCTGCCCCGCGGTGTGGAACACGGGGCTTTCCGCCGACCCGCCCCTCTTCGGGGTGGCCCTGAGCCCCAAGCGCTACACCCACGGCCTCCTCCTCCAGGCCCGCCGCTTTGCCGCAAGCTTCCACCCCCATACCCAGATGGCCCTGGTCCACCGGCTGGGAAGCCTTTCCGGTCGCGAGGTGGACAAGGGCCAGGCCCCCCATTTCCTGGGCGAAACCGGCGTGCCCATCCTGGAAGGGGCCTACGCCGCCTATGAGCTGGAACTGCTAGAGGTCCACACCTTTGGGGACCACGACCTCTTCGTGGGCCGGGTGGTGGGGGTCTGGGAGGAGGAGGCCCTTTTGGACGAGAGGGGGCGGCCCAAACCCGGCCTTTCCCTCCTCTACTATGGCCGGGGCCTCTACGGCCGCCCGGCCGAGGAAGCCTTCGCCCCATGACCCAGGCCGAGGCCTTTGCCCAAAGGGTGCGCCGCCTGGCCCTGAACCGCCAGGGGACGGAGGCCCAGGTCTTCCTGCCCGAGGGCTTCCTCTACCTGCGGGCGGACGGCTTCGCCCGCTTCGCCCAAGGGCCAGGGGCCGAGGTCCTTTCCGGCTTCGCCCTGGCCCGGGGGGAGCTGGTCCTATGCTTTTCGGATGGAAGCGCCCTTACCCTCCGCCACCGCCTTGGCCGGCTGCAGCGGCGGGTGGGCTACTTCTCGTAGGGCTTGCCCACCGCCGAGGGCGGGCGGCTTCTGCCGATGAAGCCCGCCAGGACCAGGACCGTGACCACGTAGGGGAAGGCCTGGACCAAGACCGCGGGCAGGATCTCCGTGCCCTGGAGCTGGATGGCCAGGGCCGAGGCCAGGCCGAAGAGGAGGGTGGAGAAGAGGATGCCCAAGGGGTGCCATTTGCCGAAGATCATGGCCGCCAGGGCGATGAAGCCCATGCCCGCCGACATGCCGCGCACGAACTGGTTCAGGAAGCCGATGGCCAGGTAGGCCCCCGCCAGCCCGGCCAGGACCCCGGAGAGCACCACGCCGATGTAGCGCATGCGGTAGACGTTCACCCCCAGGGTGTCCGCCGCCTCGGGGTGTTCGCCCACGGCCCGGAGGCGCAGGCCGAAGGGGGTCTTGAAGAGCACCCACCAGCTTAGGGGCACCAGGAGGAAGGCCAGGTAGACCAGGGGGGAGAGGGCAAAGCCCTCCGGGCCCCAGAGGGGGAGGCGGTTGGTCACCTCCTTGGAGTTGGTGGCGTTGCCGTAAAAGTAGGTGAGGACCAGGCTGGGGGCCCCCAGGGCCAGGAGGTTGATGGCGGTGGCGCTGATGATCTGGTCCGCCCGGTAGCGGATGGAGACCACCGCGTGCACCCAGGCCACCAGGCCGCCCACGGCCATGGCGGCCAGGACCCCCACCCAGGGGAGCCAGGGGTGGGGCCCGGGCCCCAAAGCGGCCTCGAGGCGCTCCACCACCACCGCCGCCGTCAGGGCCCCGAAGAGGATGATCCCCTCCAGGGCGATGTTCACCACCCCGCTCCGCTCGGAGAACATCCCCCCCAAGGCGGTGAAGAGGAGGGGGGTGGTCTGCCGCAGGGTGGAAAGGAATAGGGCTACCAGGAAGGCCGCATCCAGGTTCACCGTTTCACCTCCTCGGCCTTCAGCTCCACCTCCGCCGCCCGCAAGGGGTCGGTGAAGTAGCGGGGCAAAAAGCCCCCGGCGGCGATGAAGAGCACGATGAGGGCCTGGAGCACCGCCACCAGCTCCCGGCTGATGCCAAGCTGCAGGTTCACCTGCAGCCCCCCGGTGAGGAGGATGCCGAAAAGCCAGGCGGCCAGCCCCACCCCCAAGGGGGTGTTCTGGCCCATGAGGGCCACGGCGATGCCGTCAAAGCCCACGGAGTAGGGGAGGGACTGCTTCAGGCGGTACTCGTCAATCCCCCCGCCCAGGACGTAATGGGTGGCGGCCAGGCCGGCCAGGGCCCCGGCCAGGAACATAACCCAGACCACCTTTCTCCCCGCCAGGACCCCGCCGTACTCCGCCGCCTTGGGGGCCAGGCCCAGGGCCCTGAGCTCATACCCCCCCACGGTGCGGAAGACGTAGAAGTGGAAGAAGAAGAGGGCCAAAAGGGCCAGGAGGAAGGCCCCGTTGAGGCGCACGGAGGTGAGGTCGGGGCCGAAGGCCACGGCGGGACCCGGGAGAAGCCCGCCCACCAGGTACCCCGCCACCCCCAAGAGGAGGGCCGAGAGCACCCGGTGCCCGGGGCTTCGCCGCACCCCAACGTAGCCAAGAAGCCCCAGGAGAAAGGCCAAGGGCAGGGCGAAGGAAAGCTCCCCCCCAGGGGCCACAAGCTCCGTCCAGTGGGGGAGGCGGGCCTCGGGCCGCACCTCGTAGCTGCGGGCCTCGTAGCCGGGGTACTTGAAGGGCAGGTGGAGGGTCTGGCCGAAGAACTTGTACTCGTTGGCGGAGATGAGGAAGAGGAAGAGGCTGGCGGCGATGTAGTTCAGCATGATGGTGTTGATGACCTCATGGGCGCCGAAGCGGGCCTTGAGCCAGCCGGGAAGGGCCCCCCAAAGCCCCCCGGCCAAGGCGGCGGCTAGGAGGGCGAGGGGTAGGACCAGCCACCGGGGCCCTGGCAGGTAGACCCCCACCAGCATGGCGGCGATGGCCCCCAGGATGAGCTGCCCCGGGGCCCCGATGTTGAAGAGGCCGCCGCGGAAGCCCAAGGCCACGGCCAGGCCGGTGAAGACCAGGGGGGTGGCCAGGAGGAGGCTTTGCAGGAAGCCGGAGGGGTTCACCAGGGGGCTGAAGAGGAGCTGGTAGGTGTAGGTGATGAGGTCCAGCCTGAGCATGACGGCCTCCCGCAGGCTCCCCACCTCCCCGGAGGGTTCTTTGAGCACCGCCACGATGACCCCGCCCAAAAGGGCAGCCAGGAGGAGGGAGAAAAGGGGCACCACCACCCCCCGGCGCCGTACCAGGAAGGCAAGCCCCCCGGGGGAGAAAAGGCGGGCCAGGAGGAGGAGGTAGAGGCCGTAGGCCAAGGTGGCGTAGCTTCCCAGGCCCAGGCTGTGCCGCCGCAGGATGGGGCGCTCCCCCAGGGCGTTGGCCTGGGCCACGCTTCCCTGGAAGAGGGCGTAAGTGAGGAGGAAGAGGAGGAGGCCCAGAAGGCCCATCCAGAAGAGGCCTTTGGGCCCAGCCTTGCTCCAGGCCACGGCCAGGGTGAGGAGGAGCCAGGCCAAGGAGGCGTAGAAAAGCGGGTACAGCCAGCCGTCCCGGTAGCCCTGGGGCAGGTTCCCTTGGGGCAGGTGGTGGCCGAAGGGGCTGAGGAGGAGGCCCTCCCCGCCGAAGGAGCGGTGGGGTACCGCCCAGGGGGCCAGGTACCAGAGAAGGAGGAGAACCCCTCCCCCCAAGAGGACCAAGACCCCCAGGCGCCTAGGGTCCGTCAACACGCCCACGATTGTACCCTACCGGGGTGGGCAGGGTGTCCTTGGGGTGCTAGACTCCCCTCGTGGCGGCCTTGCCTGAGGAAAAAGCCCGGCGCGTCCAGAGGATGTTTTCCGAGATCGCCCCCCGGTATGACCTCTTGAACCGCCTCCTTTCCTTCGGGGCGGACCAGCGCTGGCGGGCCCGGGCGGTGGCCTTGGCCCTGGAGGGGCGTCCCCGGCGGGTTCTGGACCTGGCCACGGGCACGGGGGACCTGGCCCTCCTCCTTAAGGCCAAGGCCCCCGAGGCCGAGGTGGTGGGGGCGGACTTCGCCCCCCCTATGCTGGAGATCGCCCGCAGGAAGGCCCAGCAAAGGGGCTTGGGGGTGCGCTTCCTCGAGGCCGACGCCCTGGCCCTCCCCTTCCCCGAAGGGCATTTTGACGCCGTCACCATCGCCTTTGGCTTCCGCAACTTCGCCGACTACCCCAGGGCCCTGGCCGAGCTCCACCGCGTCCTGGCCCCTGGGGGAAGGCTGGTCCTTTTGGAGTTCCCCCCGCCCCCCAAAGGGGTCTTTGGCCTGGTCTACCGGGTCTACTTCCAGCGGGTCCTGCCCTTTGTGGGGGGGCTCATCTCCGGGAGCTTCGGCGCCTACCGCTACCTGCCGGAAAGCGTGGAGGCTTTCCCTTCCCCTGAGGCCCTGAAGGCCCTGATGGAGAAGGCAGGCTTTGCCGTGCGCTACGAGCTCCTCACCTTCGGGGTGGCGGCCATCCACCTGGGGGTGAAGCCCTAGGGCCTGGCCGCCTCCCGTAGCTCCGCCTCCGAGGGCAGGTCCCCCTCCCGGAGGCGCTCCACCAGGAAGCGGGCCAGGCGCCTTAGGCCCTCCCGCACCTCCCGCCAGGCCGCGAGGGGCTTCCCCGTGGGGTCGGGGAAGGGGACGTGGCGCCTTGCGGTCTTGGCGGGGTAGGCGGGGCAGGCCGCCTCGGCCTCGTGGCAGAGGGTGAGGACCAGGTCAAAGTTCCAGGGGTCGGGCACCTCCTCTAGGGTCTTGGAGGTGTGGCCCTCCAGGCTCAGGCCCACCTCGGCCATGACCTGCTGGGCCTCCTCCTTGACGAAGCTCTTCTCCGTGCCCGCGGAGTGGACCTCGAGGGCCACCCCCAGCTCCCTGGCGAAGTGCTTGAGCCAGGCCTCCGCCATCTGGCTGCGGGCGGAGTTGTGGGTGCAGAGGACGAGAAGGCGCATCCTCCCCAGCCTAACCCCCTTCCTTCAGGGGAAGGTCAGGCGGCCCTAGAGCCGGGCCTCCAGGGCCTCCACCTTCTCCCCAAGCACCTTGAGGCCCTTGCGCCAGAAGTCCACGCTTTCCAGGTCAAAGCCAAAGCGGGCGGCCAGCTCCTTGGCGGGGTACAGGCCCGAGGCGGCCAGGAGGTCCTCGTACCGGGTGGCGAAGGCGGGGTCCTCCTTGGCCTGGCCGTAGACCGCCAGGCCGAAGAGGAGGCCGAAGGTGTAGGGGTAGTTGTAAAAGTCCGCCCCGTAGTAGTGGCCCTTCACCGCCCACATGTAGGGGTGGCGGGTGGCCAGGGCCTCGCCGTAGGCCTCCTCTTGGGCCTTCAGCATCAGCGCCTTGAACTCCCGTGGGGAAAGCTCCCTCTCCTTGCGCTTGGCGAAGACCCAGGACTCAAAGAGGAAGCGGCTATGGATGTCCACCACCACCTGGGCCGCCCCCTGGAGGTAGGCGTCCAGGATCTCCAGGCCCTCCTCCGCCGAAGCCTCCTGCAGGGCGGCCTCCACCACCAGGGTCTCGTTCATGATGCTGGCGGTTTCCGCCAGGGTCATGGGCACGTGGCGCAAGGAGGCGGGCACCCGGGCCAGGGCGAAGTTGTGGTAGGCGTGGCCCAGCTCGTGGGCCAGGGTGGAAACCGCCTCAAAGCTCTCCTCGTAGTTGGCCAGGATGAGGCTTTTGCCTCCGCCCCGGGGCATGCAGTAGGCCCCGCCCACCTTGCCCTTGCGGGGTAGGAGGTCCATCCAGCGCTCGGCGAAGGCCGCCTCGGCCACCTTGGCCGCGTTGGGGGCTAAGGCGGCGAGCTTTTCCCTAAGGAAGCCCCGGGCCTCCTCCAGGGTCCACCTGCGCCCCTTTCCCAAAGGGGCGAAGAGGTCCCACCAGTCCAGCCGCTCCTTGCCCAGGGCCCTGGCCTTCAGGAGGTAGTAGCGGCGGAAGAGGGGAAGGCTTTCCCGCACCGCCTCCTGCATGGCCCAAAGGGCCTTGCGGGTGATGCGGTTCTGGGCCAGGGTGGGCTCCAGGTCGTCCCTGTAGCCGCGGCGGCGGTTCAGCACCCCTGCCTCCCCCTTGACCCCGTTCAGGGCGTAGGCCAGGGGCACCTCGTGCCGTTCCCAGGCCCGGAGCTCGGCCTCGTAGGCCTTTTTGCGCACCGCTTCCTCGGGGCGGAAGTAGAGGTTGCGTACCTGGGTGATGGGCAGCTCCTCCCCGTCCACCGTGGCCGTGATCTGGCTGGTGAGGTTCTCGTGGAGCTTGGCCCAGGCCTGGCGCCCGGAGAGGGAAAGCTCCGCGGAAAGCACCTCCTCCCCCTCGGGCATCAGGTGCAGGGCCTCCCAGCGGGCCTCCTCCACCAGGATGCGGTAGGGGCCAGCCTCCTCAGGCTCCTGCAGGGCCAGGTAGCGGGTGAGGCGGGGCCTTAGGCGCTCGTAGTCCAGAAGGAGCATCTCCAGCTCGGAGAGCTTGGCCAGGGCTGCCTCGTCCTCCGTGTTGGCGCTGAAGCGGGCGTAGAGGTAGGCGGAAAGGGGGGTGGTCTTTTCCGCCAGGGCGTCCAGGGCAGCGAGGACCTCGTCCAAGGGGGTTTCTCCTTCCAGAAGCCCCTTGAGGTGGGCGATCTGCCGCCTCAGGTCCTCCCAGGCCCCTTGGAACTCGGGGCTTTCCAGGCTGGGGAAAAGGGGGGTCAGGTCCCAGGTGGTTTCCACGGCCCCACTATACCTGACCCGTGGGTCAGGCCATGGTAAGCTTGGAGGCCATGGAGGGGTTTCCCGTTTCCCTGCCGGTGCAGGTGCGCTTCTGCGACCTGGACGCCTTGGGGCACGTGAACAACGCCGTCTACCTCACCTACTTTGAGCTGGCCCGCACGGCCTACTTTGCCCGGCTGGAGCGGGACTGGATCGCCCGGGGGCATTTCATCCTGGCCCGGGCGGAGGTGGACTTTAAGCGGCCCATCCACCTCGAGGACCCGGTGGAGGTGGGGGTGCGGGTGGTGCGCCTGGGGCGCTCCAGCTTTGAGATGGAATACCAGGTGGTGGCGGGCGGGGAGGTGGCGGCCACGGGGCGGACGGTCCAGGTCTGGCTGGAAGAGGGGCGGCCCGCCCCCCTGCCCGAGGCCATACGGGCCCGGATCCAGGCCCTGGAGGGCCGCCCCTTAGCCCCTTAGGGCCACCACCGTGACCCCGTGCCCCCCCTCGTGGGGGGGAGCGTCGGCGAAGCCCTCCACCCGCTTGTCCCGGCGCAGGAACTCCCGGATGGCCTGCCTGAGGGCCCCCGTGCCCTTGCCGTGGAGGAGGCGGAGGGTGGAAAGGCCCAGGGCCTTGGCCTCCTCCAGGGCGTCGTCCACCTCCAAAAGGGCTTCCTCCACCGTAAGCCCCCGCAGGTCCACCTCCTTGGCCTCCCGCCTGGGTTTGGCCAGGAGGGGCTTGGGGGCCTCCTCCCCTGGCAGGGGCTTAAGCTCCTTGGCCTTGAGGTTGAGCTTGACCGGGCCCACCTGGACCAGGGCCTCTTCCCCCCGGAGCTCCACCACCCGCCCCCGCTTCCCCAGGGAGGGGACCTCCACCAAGGCCCCCGGGGAAAGCCCGGGTGGGGGCGGCGGGGGCGGGGCTTTTTTGGCGTATTTTTCCTTTAGGGCCATCAGTTCCCGCAGGGCATCCCGCTTGCCTTCGCTGCGGGCCTTCTCCTTGAGGGCCTTGAGCTCGGCCTCCACCTGGAGGAGCCGCCCGCGCACCTCCTCCTCCAGGGCCCTAAGCCGCTCGGCCCTTTCCTCCTGGTAGCGGGCCTCCCGGGCCTCGAGGCGGGCCCTTAGGGCCTCGGCCTGGGCCAGCTCGGCGGCCAGCCTCCGCCTTTCCTCCTCCATGGCCAGCCGCTCCCCCTCCAGGCGCTCCAGGAGGTCTTCCAGGCGGTTTCCCCCTTGGAGGGCCTCAGCCCGCCGGAGCACCTCTTCGGGTAGGGAAAGCCTTCTGGCGATGGCCAGGGCGTAGCTCCGCCCCGGCACCCCCAGGACCAGCTCGTAGGTGGGGCGTAGCCTCTCCAGGTCAAAGCGCATGGAGGCGTTCTGGATCCCCTCCCCCCCCTGGGCGAAGGCCTTGAGGGGGGAGAGGTGGGTGGTGACCATCCCCTTGACCCCTCGCTCCAGGAGGGCCTCCAGGATGGCCTGGGAGAGGGCCGCCCCTTCCTCGGGGTCGGTGCCGCTTCCCAGCTCGTCAATGAGGACCAGGCTTTGGGCGGTGGCCTCCAGGAGCATCGCCTTGAGGCGCTGGAGGTGCCCGGCGAAGGTGGAGAGGTTCTCCTGCAGGGACTGCTCGTCCCCGATGTCGGCGAAGACCCGGTCGGGCCAGGCCAAAAGGGCCCTTTCCGCACCCACGAAAAGCCCCGACTGGGCCATGAGAACCGCCAGCCCCAGGGTCTTCAGGAGGGCGGTCTTTCCCCCCATGTTGGGGCCGGAGATGAGGATGAGGCGGGTCTTTTCGTCCAGGGTGAAGGTGTTGCGCACCGGGTGGGGGATCAAGGGGTGGAAGGCCCCCTGGAGCCGGTAGGCCTCGCCGAACCGGGGGCGGGTGAGGGAGAGGTCCTTGGCCAGGGCGGCCTGGGCCTGTACCAGGTCTAAAAGGCCCAGGGCCTCCAGGGTACCCGGCACCCCGGGGTCTTGGGCCAGCCGTTCGGAGAGCTCCCGCAGGATGCGGCCCACCTCCTCCTCTTCCTGCAGCCTCAGGGCCTGGAGGCGGTTGTTGAGCTTGACCACGGAAAGGGGTTCCACGAAGAGGGTGGCCCCGGACTCGGACTCGTCCAGGAGGATCCCCGGCACCTTGTGGGCCATCCCCGCCTTGACGGGAACGCAGTAGCGCTCCCGCTTAAAGGCCACGAAGCGGTCCTGGAAGGCTTCCCGCTGGCGGTCCATGAGGGCGTAGAGGCGGTCCAGGATCTCCTGGCGCAGGGGTTTGAGCTCGCGGCGGATGGCCAGGAGGCGGGGGCTGGCCTCGTCCTTGACCGCCCCTTCCTCGTCCAGGGCCTTTCTCACCCGGCCAAGGAAGGGGGCGTGGTCCCCAATGCCCTCGGCCACCCGGCTCAAGGCGTTTTCCAAGGGCAGGAGCTCGGCCTTGAGGGCCATGGCCCCTTCCAGGGCCTGGGCGGCCCTTAGGAGCTCCGGGCCCGAAAGCCTTCCCCCGGCCAGGGCCTTACGGTAGGCCTCCCGCAGCTCCCCCGCCGGGGGGAGGGCGTAGGGGTAGCTCTGGGCTTCCTGGGTGAGCTGGTGGCGGGTTTCCGCCTCCTCCCGGGAAAGGGGCCCAAGGCCTAAGGCCAGCTCCCGCCCCAGGGGGGTTTGGGCCCGTTCGGCCAGGAGGGCGCGCACCCTGGGGAACTCCAGGACCTCGAGGACATCCCGCACAAAGGAAGAGTATACCCTAGGGGCGCTAGCGTTTTAGGCGGAGGAGGAGGGCAAGGAGGTCTGGGTCCCCAAGGCTTGCCGCCCGCTTCAGCAGGGAGCCCAAGCGGCCAAGCCTCCCTAGGGGCAGGAGGAGGACCAGGCCCTTAAGGAGGTGGAAAAGCCTTTGCCGCTCCTCGGGGGAAAGGTTTTCCCAGCGCTCCTTGGCCAGCTGGGCCAGGGTCAGAAGCCTTTCCCGGAACCGGGGGGCCTTGGGGTCTTCCCCCCGGAGGTCCTCGGCCAGCTGCCAGAGCTTTTCCGTGGCCTGCTGGCCAGTTCCTTTCACCACCCGCCGCACCCGGCCAGAAAAGCGTTTTAGGCGCATCCTTCCCTCAGGATAGGGGCTGGAAGAGGAGATGGGAAGCCTCCACCTCCCCCCCCACCTCCTCCCCGGCAAGGAGGTCTACCCCCCGGGGGAGGCGTAGCCGGGCCCCTTGGGGGGCGAAGAAGGCCCAGACCTCCTCCCCCCCGTAGCGGCGGCGGAAGGCCAGTACCCCCTTGGGGGCCTTTAGGGGCCAAAGCCCCCCCAGGCGCAGGGCGGGGTGGCGCTTCTTCAGGGCCACCAGGCGCTTGACGAAGGAGAGGATCTCCCGCTTCCAGGCCCCCTCGTCCCAGGGGAAGGGGGCGCGGCAGTAGGGGTCCCCCCGCCAGAGGCTATGGGGGTTGGCTTGGGAAAGCCCAACCTCGTCCCCGTAGTAGATGGCGGGGCTTCCCGGGAAGGCGAAGAGCAGGGCGTAGGCCAGCTTGAACCTTGCCTCATCCCCCCGAAGCCGCCAGAGGGCCCGGGGGATGTCGTGGGAGGAAACGAAGGTGTACATGGCCGGGCGGAGCTGGAGGGGAAGGGCCTGGTAGTGGTCCCAAAGGGCCTGCCAGGCCTCTTCCGCCCCCAGGGCCACCGCCCTCCCCTGCACGTCCCGCCCCGAGAGCCACTCCATCACCGGGTGGGCGAAGCCGGCGTAGTGCATGGCCCCGTCCAGGGTGTGGGCCCGCAGGGTGGGGGTGGGGTCGTAGGAAAGCTCCCCCAGGACCAGGGCCTCCTCCCGCGCCTCCTTGGCCGCCCGGGCCAGGGCGCGGAGCCAGTGGGCGTTTTTGCGGTTGGTCCCCCCTTCCCCGAGGGAGTGGGCCACGTCCAGGCGCCAGCCGTGGGCCAGGCGCAGCCAGCGGCGGATGGGGGCCTCCTTCCCGAAGACGAAGCGCTCCTGGACCAGGGGGGAGGCGTAGTCCAGCTTGGGCATGGACTTTACCCCCCAGAAGCTGGCGTAGGTGCCGTCCGGGTAGAAGGTGAACATTCCCCGTTCCGGGCTTTCTGGGTCCTGGAGGGCCTTTTGGAACCAGGGGTGGGTGGCCCCCACGTGGTTGAAGACCCCGTCCAGCACAAGCCGCATCCCCCGGGCCTCCAGGGCGGCGTAGAGGGCCTGGAGGGCCTCCTCCCCCCCCAGGTGGGGGTCCACCCGCAGGTAGTGCTCGGTGTCGTAGCGGTGGCTGGAGGGGCTTTGGAAGATGGGCGTGAGGTAGAGGACCTCCACCCCCAGGGCCTCCAGGTAGGGGAGAGCCTCGAGGATCCCCCAGAGGTCCCCCCCGTAGAACTCATGGGCGCCTTCCGGGCCCGGGGGCTCGTGCCAGGCCTTGGTGCGGATGGGCTTCCCCCCCAGGCGCCAGGCCCCTTCCTTGGGGGCTAGCCCTGGCCGCCCCCGGCGGAAGCGGTCGGGGAAGATCTGGTAGTAGACCGCCCCCAGGGCCCAAGGAGGGGGCAAGGGCCCCGCCAGGAGGTGGAAGAAGCGGTCGTAGCGGGGAAGGGTCTTCTCCAGGCCGTGGCTCCCCAGGTAGCCCTGGGGGAGGCGGAAGGCGTAGCGGAAGGGGCTGGCGTGCACCGCCACCCGCGCCCGTAGGCCCCCCGGGACCCGGGTCAGGGGCTCTTGGTGCAGCTCCCCGTCCTTCTCGTAGAGCAAAACCCCTTCCCGGGCCCGGGTTTCCAGGAATAGCTCCACCACCTCCCCAAGCTCGGGGAAGGGGGGGTGGACGTGTTCCAGGTCGTGGCGGTTCATTCCTTGACCGCCCCTGCGGTGTAGCCGGAGACGAAGTACTGCTGGAAGCCGTAGAAGAGGAAGAGGATGGGCAAGGAACCCAGGACGCTGGCCGCGGCGAAGACCCCCCACTTGGTCTGGAACTGCCCGGTGGTGAAGCTCCTGAGCCCCACCCCCACGTTCCAGCTCTCCACGCCGGTGAGGACCAGGTTGGCCAGGACGAACTCCGAGTAGGTGCCCACGAACTGCAGCAGGAAGATGAAGACGAACATGGGGGCGGAAAGGGGGAGGAGGATCTGGGTGAAGACCTGCCACTTGCTGGCCCCGTCCACCATGGCCGCCTCCTCGAGGCTCGGGCTGATGCTCTCCAGGTAGCCCTTGTACACCCAGGTGCCGAAGCTGATGATCCCCCCAGAGTAGGCCAGGACCAGCCCGGTGAAGGTGTTCAGCAGGTCCAGCCGGGAAAGCAGGTAGTAGATGGCCACCAGGGCCAAAAAGCCC encodes:
- a CDS encoding glycoside hydrolase family 13 protein translates to MNRHDLEHVHPPFPELGEVVELFLETRAREGVLLYEKDGELHQEPLTRVPGGLRARVAVHASPFRYAFRLPQGYLGSHGLEKTLPRYDRFFHLLAGPLPPPWALGAVYYQIFPDRFRRGRPGLAPKEGAWRLGGKPIRTKAWHEPPGPEGAHEFYGGDLWGILEALPYLEALGVEVLYLTPIFQSPSSHRYDTEHYLRVDPHLGGEEALQALYAALEARGMRLVLDGVFNHVGATHPWFQKALQDPESPERGMFTFYPDGTYASFWGVKSMPKLDYASPLVQERFVFGKEAPIRRWLRLAHGWRLDVAHSLGEGGTNRKNAHWLRALARAAKEAREEALVLGELSYDPTPTLRAHTLDGAMHYAGFAHPVMEWLSGRDVQGRAVALGAEEAWQALWDHYQALPLQLRPAMYTFVSSHDIPRALWRLRGDEARFKLAYALLFAFPGSPAIYYGDEVGLSQANPHSLWRGDPYCRAPFPWDEGAWKREILSFVKRLVALKKRHPALRLGGLWPLKAPKGVLAFRRRYGGEEVWAFFAPQGARLRLPRGVDLLAGEEVGGEVEASHLLFQPLS